The Candidatus Mycolicibacterium alkanivorans genome contains a region encoding:
- the eccCa gene encoding type VII secretion protein EccCa, whose protein sequence is MVTTSVDFARGERLPPPPFPTDDVAVDAPPVPPQGGGGSSRLVPLVALVAIAGTGALLWFSRSGSGLSPMMLTLPAVTMISTFGMLLQGRSRRDTGRLDEQRRRYLDHLDSLSRDLLDAAERQRLSMTWVHPAPTALWTLAGGPRMWERSVADSDFGHVRVGLATQRLCRAITVPPVAPVADLDPVTADALRRFVHSHATLDDVPTALALCALPAVSVTGPLLEVRALVRSMLCQLAVLHDPGSILIAAVVGPGRREDWDWLKWLPHNRHPSRGAPMVYDDGSALGDVTAEVSRRHVVLVIDGAPPEPPAGPAPVTTVVVGEAFGDSGLRLHLEDGQLVCEGERFARADSMSLPEARVCARRLARYRASQPASDDIARWCAQAGLDDAWTRRSPRDRLRVPLGFAADGATVDLDIKEAADGGHGPHGLCVGATGSGKSELLRTIVLGMVARHSPEDLNLVLIDFKGGATFLGLAGLHHIAAIITNLSDEAQLVARAGAALAGEIHRRQQLLRRAGNVVNLGAYRLLRGGDHNLPALPSLFVVVDEFAELLHHHPDFAEVFAMIGRVGRSLGVHLLLASQRLDEGRLRGLESHLSYRICLKTSTAAESRAVLGVPDAAELPTTPGAAYLCGADGRLLRFRAAYLGAPAPAAAADRPEERPAVRLFTSLPATIAVPRGGHQSVADTLVDRFTGRGPRAHQVWLPPLPRSPRLSELPDTDHGELRARIGLVDRPFDQKRVPLVVETGGAGGNVAVVGSPQSGKSQTVRTLITALAFGHDARRIQFYCLDFGGGTLDDVRALPHVGSVATRAERELVRRIVGHVDAVMRSREAGVTDGYGDVFLVVDGWAVLREEFADLDPTITGLASQGLSFGIHVILTAGRWADLRPSLKDQIGTRIELRLGDPIDSEMDRKQAALVPVGAPGRGVTRDGHHFTIATSSASDVACRGSWRAPAVRLLPDMVDHASVRDQADGDPGVVLGIGEPDLMPLAVDFGRQPHLLVVGDPGCGKTATLRTLCREIVRRTTPQSGQLFVVDYRRTLLGIVDPGHLHGYAFSPAAVTEHLSALHDALRNRLPTPDVTVEQFRARSWWSGPEVYIVVDDYDLLASGSGDALAALLDVLPHATDIGLHLIVARRCAGLARAMYDPVLAHLRDIGCMTLVMSGSAEEGAVIGTHRATPQPPGRGLLVTRDAARRIQVGWCPP, encoded by the coding sequence ATGGTCACGACTTCGGTGGACTTCGCGCGGGGTGAGCGGTTGCCCCCGCCGCCGTTTCCCACCGACGACGTCGCCGTCGACGCCCCGCCCGTCCCACCGCAGGGCGGCGGCGGGTCGTCGCGACTGGTGCCGCTTGTGGCGCTCGTGGCGATTGCGGGCACCGGTGCGCTGTTGTGGTTCTCGAGGTCGGGAAGCGGGCTGAGCCCGATGATGCTGACGTTGCCTGCGGTGACGATGATCTCGACGTTCGGCATGCTGCTGCAGGGCCGGAGCCGACGCGACACCGGCCGGCTGGACGAGCAGCGCCGGCGCTACCTCGACCACCTCGACTCGCTGAGCCGGGATCTGTTGGATGCCGCCGAGCGGCAACGGCTTTCAATGACGTGGGTTCATCCGGCGCCCACCGCGCTGTGGACGCTGGCAGGTGGGCCGCGGATGTGGGAACGATCGGTCGCCGACTCGGACTTCGGTCATGTGCGGGTGGGTCTGGCAACGCAACGGCTGTGCCGCGCCATCACCGTGCCGCCGGTCGCCCCGGTGGCCGACCTCGACCCCGTCACCGCCGACGCGCTGCGCCGCTTCGTGCACAGTCACGCCACCCTCGACGATGTCCCGACCGCGTTGGCGTTATGTGCGCTCCCCGCCGTCTCGGTCACCGGCCCGCTACTGGAGGTGCGCGCGCTGGTGCGGTCGATGCTCTGTCAGTTGGCGGTGTTGCACGACCCGGGTTCGATCCTGATCGCCGCAGTGGTCGGGCCCGGTCGTCGCGAGGACTGGGACTGGCTGAAGTGGCTGCCACACAACCGACATCCGTCGCGGGGCGCCCCGATGGTGTACGACGACGGGTCCGCGCTCGGTGACGTGACCGCCGAGGTGAGCCGGCGGCATGTCGTCCTCGTCATCGACGGTGCACCGCCGGAACCGCCCGCCGGCCCAGCGCCGGTCACCACCGTCGTCGTTGGAGAGGCGTTCGGGGACAGCGGTCTTCGGCTGCATCTCGAGGATGGACAGCTGGTCTGCGAAGGCGAGCGGTTCGCCCGCGCCGACAGCATGTCCCTGCCCGAAGCGCGGGTCTGCGCCCGCCGGCTGGCCCGCTACCGGGCCAGTCAGCCGGCCTCCGACGACATCGCCCGATGGTGCGCCCAAGCAGGTTTGGACGACGCCTGGACTCGGCGGTCCCCGCGCGACCGGCTGCGCGTCCCGCTGGGGTTCGCCGCCGACGGGGCCACGGTCGACCTCGACATCAAGGAAGCGGCCGACGGCGGCCATGGCCCGCATGGGCTGTGCGTCGGTGCGACCGGCTCGGGCAAGTCCGAACTGCTGAGAACCATCGTGCTGGGGATGGTCGCGCGGCATTCGCCGGAGGACCTCAACCTGGTGCTGATCGACTTCAAGGGCGGCGCGACCTTCCTCGGGCTGGCCGGCCTGCACCACATCGCGGCCATCATCACCAATCTGTCCGACGAGGCCCAGTTGGTGGCACGCGCCGGTGCTGCGCTCGCCGGCGAGATCCACCGCCGCCAGCAGTTGCTGCGCCGCGCCGGCAACGTCGTGAACCTCGGCGCCTACCGTCTGCTGCGCGGTGGCGACCACAACCTGCCCGCACTGCCGTCGTTGTTCGTCGTCGTCGACGAGTTCGCCGAACTGCTGCACCATCATCCGGATTTCGCCGAGGTGTTCGCGATGATCGGCAGGGTGGGCCGGTCGCTGGGAGTGCACCTACTGCTCGCCAGCCAACGACTCGACGAAGGGCGGCTGCGGGGCCTGGAGTCGCACCTGTCCTACCGCATCTGCCTGAAGACCTCGACGGCCGCGGAGTCGCGGGCGGTCCTGGGGGTGCCCGACGCCGCAGAGTTGCCCACCACCCCGGGCGCGGCGTATCTGTGCGGCGCCGACGGCCGTCTGCTCCGGTTTAGGGCCGCCTACCTCGGAGCCCCCGCGCCTGCCGCAGCCGCAGATCGTCCCGAGGAACGTCCCGCCGTGCGGTTGTTCACCTCGCTGCCCGCCACGATCGCCGTACCTCGTGGCGGCCACCAGAGCGTCGCGGACACCCTGGTCGACCGGTTCACCGGTCGGGGGCCGCGGGCTCACCAGGTCTGGCTGCCGCCGTTGCCGAGATCACCGCGGCTGTCCGAGTTGCCTGATACCGACCACGGCGAACTGCGCGCCCGGATCGGTCTCGTCGACCGCCCGTTCGACCAGAAGCGGGTGCCGTTGGTGGTCGAGACCGGCGGTGCCGGTGGCAACGTGGCGGTGGTCGGGTCACCGCAGAGCGGCAAGTCGCAGACGGTCCGCACCCTGATCACCGCACTGGCCTTCGGGCACGACGCGCGTCGAATCCAGTTCTACTGTCTGGATTTCGGCGGCGGAACCCTCGATGACGTGCGCGCACTGCCGCATGTCGGATCGGTGGCCACCCGCGCCGAGCGGGAACTCGTGCGCCGGATCGTCGGCCATGTCGACGCCGTCATGCGGTCTCGCGAGGCGGGCGTCACCGACGGGTACGGCGATGTCTTCCTGGTGGTCGACGGCTGGGCGGTGCTGCGAGAGGAGTTCGCCGATCTGGATCCGACGATCACCGGGCTGGCCTCGCAGGGTTTGTCGTTCGGCATCCACGTGATCCTCACCGCGGGCAGGTGGGCCGATCTGCGGCCGAGCCTGAAGGACCAGATCGGCACGCGGATCGAGTTGCGGCTCGGTGACCCAATCGATTCCGAGATGGACCGCAAGCAGGCGGCGCTCGTCCCGGTCGGCGCTCCGGGCCGGGGAGTCACCCGCGACGGTCACCACTTCACCATCGCCACCTCGAGCGCCTCCGACGTGGCGTGCCGGGGATCGTGGCGGGCGCCGGCGGTGCGGCTTCTCCCGGACATGGTCGACCACGCCTCGGTCCGCGATCAGGCGGACGGCGATCCCGGCGTTGTGCTCGGCATCGGCGAACCAGACCTGATGCCACTGGCCGTGGACTTCGGGCGTCAACCGCACCTGCTGGTCGTGGGTGATCCCGGATGTGGGAAGACCGCGACGCTGCGAACGCTGTGCCGCGAAATCGTCCGCCGCACAACACCGCAGAGCGGCCAGCTGTTCGTCGTCGACTATCGGCGCACGCTGCTGGGGATCGTCGATCCGGGGCATCTGCACGGTTACGCGTTCTCCCCGGCCGCTGTCACCGAGCACCTGTCTGCGCTGCACGATGCGCTGCGAAACCGGTTGCCCACCCCGGATGTCACCGTCGAGCAGTTTCGCGCCCGGTCGTGGTGGAGCGGGCCCGAGGTGTACATCGTGGTCGACGACTACGATCTTCTCGCATCCGGCTCCGGTGATGCCCTGGCCGCGCTGCTCGACGTACTGCCCCACGCGACGGACATCGGGCTGCACCTCATCGTCGCCCGCCGCTGCGCGGGATTGGCCCGCGCGATGTACGACCCGGTGCTGGCACACCTGCGCGACATCGGCTGCATGACCCTGGTGATGAGCGGGTCGGCCGAGGAGGGCGCGGTGATCGGAACACACCGCGCCACACCGCAACCGCCCGGGCGTGGGCTGCTGGTGACCCGGGACGCCGCGCGTCGAATCCAGGTCGGCTGGTGTCCGCCATGA
- the mycP gene encoding type VII secretion-associated serine protease mycosin, which translates to MNVRPPRILAATAAVLLVAPHCAPSAFAVGPPAVDNTMLPAPAPPAPPEPTEQREPCTIGLPAGGNQPRSGQLNGVDLPAMWRLTRGAGQRVAVIDTGVQPHRRLPGVVAGGDYVSTGDGRQDCDGHGTIVAGIIAATPDPADRTGFSGVAPEATIIAIRQSSNTFGPLSEPSSRGFGDVTTLAMAVRTAADMGASVINISSVACTEGMLDDRILGAALSYAVDVKDAVVVAAAGNLGGSGQCPAQNTTAQPTVIASPAWYDDYVLTVASVAADGTPSPFSLNGPWVDVAAHGEDVVSLDRDGADTITTMPGTSGPMPISGTSYAAPVVSGVVALVRARYPRMPARQVMARIEATAHRPPRGRDSAVGSGVVDGRAALSDQPAEPPSPRPATPPPVSGAPRRPAPASGVVAAGAGLCLAGLVAAGSARLRRRGRDDVPGN; encoded by the coding sequence GTGAACGTTCGGCCACCCCGCATTCTCGCGGCGACCGCCGCCGTCCTTCTGGTCGCACCGCACTGCGCACCATCCGCGTTCGCCGTCGGACCGCCCGCCGTCGACAACACGATGCTGCCCGCCCCAGCGCCGCCGGCCCCGCCCGAACCCACCGAACAACGGGAGCCCTGCACCATAGGGTTGCCCGCGGGCGGAAACCAGCCCCGCTCGGGTCAGTTGAATGGCGTTGACCTTCCGGCGATGTGGCGTCTGACCCGGGGCGCAGGCCAGCGGGTCGCCGTGATCGACACCGGGGTGCAGCCACATCGGCGGCTGCCCGGTGTGGTCGCCGGCGGCGACTACGTGTCGACAGGTGACGGCAGACAGGATTGCGACGGGCACGGGACCATCGTCGCGGGCATCATCGCGGCGACTCCCGACCCGGCGGACCGCACCGGGTTCAGCGGGGTGGCCCCGGAGGCCACGATCATCGCGATTCGTCAGTCCAGCAACACGTTCGGGCCACTGTCGGAGCCGTCTAGCCGGGGCTTCGGTGACGTGACGACACTGGCGATGGCCGTGCGCACCGCTGCCGACATGGGTGCCTCGGTGATCAACATCTCGTCGGTCGCCTGCACCGAAGGGATGCTCGACGACCGGATCCTGGGTGCCGCGCTGTCCTACGCGGTGGACGTCAAGGATGCGGTCGTGGTTGCGGCCGCGGGGAATCTGGGCGGAAGCGGACAGTGCCCGGCACAGAACACCACCGCGCAGCCGACGGTGATCGCCAGCCCCGCCTGGTACGACGACTACGTGTTGACCGTCGCGTCGGTGGCCGCCGACGGCACCCCGTCACCGTTCAGCCTCAACGGGCCGTGGGTCGACGTCGCAGCCCACGGGGAAGACGTTGTGTCCCTTGACCGTGACGGTGCCGACACCATCACCACCATGCCGGGGACCTCCGGTCCGATGCCGATCTCCGGCACCAGTTACGCCGCGCCGGTCGTCAGCGGTGTGGTGGCGCTGGTGCGCGCACGCTACCCGCGGATGCCGGCCCGTCAGGTCATGGCGCGAATCGAGGCCACCGCCCACCGACCGCCTCGCGGTCGCGACTCGGCGGTCGGCAGCGGTGTCGTCGACGGTCGTGCCGCGTTGAGCGACCAACCCGCCGAGCCACCGTCGCCCCGACCGGCTACACCGCCTCCGGTGTCCGGGGCCCCACGCCGGCCCGCCCCGGCCTCCGGTGTCGTCGCGGCCGGAGCCGGACTGTGTCTGGCGGGTCTGGTCGCGGCGGGCTCGGCACGACTACGGCGACGCGGCCGCGACGACGTCCCCGGCAACTGA
- the glmM gene encoding phosphoglucosamine mutase gives MGRLFGTDGVRGVANLELTAELALALGAAAARRLASTTRSARPVAVIGRDPRASGEMLEAAVIAGVTSEGVDALRVGVLPTPAVAYLTGAYDAGFGVMISASHNPMPDNGIKIFGPGGHKLDDATEDRIEDLVAQGPGLRPVGAEIGRTLDAPDAIERYLQHVRAAAPVRLDGLTVVVDCANGAASAAAPRAYRAAGAHVIAINAEPNGLNINDGCGSTHLEQVQAAVIAHGADLGLAHDGDSDRCLAVDASGQIVDGDAIMVVLALAMQESGELASNTLVATVMSNLGLHLAMREAGITVRTTGVGDRYVLEELRAGEYSLGGEQSGHIVMPSLATTGDGIVTGLRLMSRMAQARSSLAALAAPMQSLPQVLINVEVADKATVAEAPAVQSAVRQAEAELGDTGRILLRPSGTEQMVRVMVEAADEDTARQLAVRVAESVSAEG, from the coding sequence ATGGGTCGACTGTTCGGGACCGATGGCGTCCGTGGTGTCGCCAACCTTGAACTGACAGCCGAGCTGGCGCTGGCGCTCGGGGCCGCGGCGGCGCGGCGGCTCGCCTCCACGACACGGTCGGCCCGCCCCGTGGCGGTTATCGGCCGAGACCCGCGGGCCAGCGGCGAGATGCTCGAGGCCGCCGTGATCGCCGGTGTGACCAGTGAAGGCGTGGACGCCCTGCGCGTCGGCGTCCTACCCACCCCGGCGGTGGCCTACCTGACCGGCGCCTATGACGCCGGCTTCGGCGTGATGATCTCCGCGTCGCACAACCCGATGCCGGACAACGGCATCAAGATCTTCGGACCCGGCGGTCACAAGCTGGACGACGCCACCGAAGACCGCATCGAAGACCTCGTCGCCCAGGGTCCCGGCCTTCGCCCCGTCGGGGCCGAGATCGGCCGGACGCTGGATGCGCCCGACGCCATCGAGCGCTACCTCCAGCACGTCCGTGCCGCGGCCCCGGTGCGGCTCGACGGCCTGACCGTCGTCGTCGACTGCGCCAACGGAGCCGCCTCGGCCGCCGCACCGCGCGCCTACCGCGCCGCCGGCGCCCATGTCATCGCCATCAACGCCGAACCCAACGGGCTCAACATCAACGACGGCTGCGGCTCGACGCACCTCGAGCAGGTACAGGCCGCCGTCATCGCCCACGGAGCCGATCTGGGTCTGGCCCACGACGGTGACTCAGACCGTTGCCTGGCCGTGGACGCCTCGGGTCAGATCGTCGACGGCGACGCCATCATGGTGGTGCTGGCGCTGGCCATGCAAGAGTCCGGCGAGCTGGCGTCCAACACCCTGGTCGCCACCGTCATGAGCAACCTGGGTCTGCACCTGGCCATGCGCGAGGCCGGAATCACGGTGCGCACCACAGGCGTCGGTGACCGTTACGTTCTCGAGGAACTGCGCGCCGGTGAGTACTCCCTGGGTGGGGAGCAATCCGGACACATCGTCATGCCCTCGCTGGCCACAACCGGCGACGGCATCGTCACCGGGCTCCGGTTGATGTCGCGGATGGCGCAGGCCCGCTCCTCGCTGGCCGCGCTGGCGGCGCCGATGCAATCGCTGCCCCAGGTCCTGATCAACGTCGAGGTGGCGGACAAGGCCACCGTCGCAGAAGCGCCCGCGGTGCAGAGCGCGGTGCGCCAGGCCGAGGCTGAGCTCGGTGACACCGGCCGTATTCTGTTGCGGCCCTCGGGGACTGAGCAGATGGTGCGGGTCATGGTCGAGGCCGCGGACGAGGACACCGCTCGGCAACTGGCCGTCCGGGTGGCAGAGTCGGTCAGCGCCGAAGGCTGA
- the rpsI gene encoding 30S ribosomal protein S9: MTEVVETPEVPETPEVPEVTEQAAPREPVIFDRPIQTVGRRKEAVVRVRLVPGTGKFHLDGRTLEGYFPNKVHQQLIKAPLVTVDRADSFDIYAHLDGGGPSGQAGALRLAIARALILVQPEDRPALKKAGFLTRDPRAIERKKYGLKKARKAPQYSKR; encoded by the coding sequence GTGACCGAGGTTGTCGAGACCCCCGAGGTTCCCGAGACCCCTGAGGTTCCCGAGGTCACCGAGCAGGCCGCCCCGCGCGAGCCGGTGATCTTCGACCGTCCGATTCAGACCGTCGGCCGCCGCAAGGAGGCCGTCGTGCGCGTGCGGCTGGTTCCCGGCACCGGCAAGTTCCACCTCGACGGCCGCACCCTCGAGGGCTACTTCCCTAACAAGGTCCACCAGCAGCTGATCAAGGCCCCGCTGGTGACCGTCGACCGGGCGGACAGCTTCGACATCTACGCCCACCTCGACGGCGGCGGCCCCTCGGGCCAAGCCGGTGCGCTTCGCCTGGCGATCGCCCGTGCGCTGATCCTGGTGCAGCCGGAGGACCGGCCGGCGCTGAAGAAGGCCGGATTCCTCACGCGTGACCCGCGTGCCATCGAACGCAAGAAGTACGGCCTGAAGAAGGCCCGCAAGGCGCCGCAGTACAGCAAGCGCTGA
- a CDS encoding WXG100 family type VII secretion target, whose translation MNTDFDLMRSVAASADARNDEIRALLGGFIGRMQSVPPSVWGGQAAARFKDVVAQWNAESVRLSQALTGIAETIRNNEHTLREAAHQHAQRIAGVTTEL comes from the coding sequence CTGAACACCGACTTCGACCTCATGCGCTCGGTCGCGGCGAGCGCCGACGCGCGCAATGACGAAATCCGGGCCCTCCTGGGAGGATTCATCGGGCGAATGCAATCGGTACCACCCAGTGTGTGGGGCGGCCAGGCGGCAGCGCGTTTCAAAGATGTTGTCGCGCAATGGAACGCCGAGTCGGTCCGGCTGTCGCAGGCGCTCACCGGCATCGCTGAAACGATCAGGAACAACGAACACACGCTTCGCGAGGCCGCTCACCAGCACGCCCAGCGCATCGCCGGCGTCACCACCGAACTGTAG
- a CDS encoding type VII secretion-associated protein: MTVLEVGPSTVRRLPPTGGVTPGSGMITQALAGIDDTTVLLDERPVAVDSLWRHIIASSTISSSAEGRAGSLTLLHPSWWPPGRVARIVDAASGVAADVQAIPRAALLTARNDSAATVVEINDDAVAICPESGTPTLLARSVGADAIAAKVAALGGPASVLIDAPHGVRNAREFSGAIRTALRHLGVTASPAHVGDEVAYSATEPSLSARRSWLPAQVGAAAAVAIVMCGVGVATTRPSAAVSPVTTAAVSLVEGRVSMRIPAGWTVTRVTAGPGSRRVEIGSPVDHSTALHLTQSYAPQETLGAAAEALRRAIAKEEPGTFVDFEPADQRAGRDAVTYREIRAGRDIRWSVVLAGSTRISIGCQSTPGRQDTVDDACEEAIRSARELGGTERKP, from the coding sequence ATGACGGTGCTCGAAGTCGGCCCGTCGACCGTGCGACGGCTTCCACCCACCGGGGGTGTCACCCCGGGAAGCGGGATGATCACGCAGGCGCTCGCCGGTATCGACGACACCACCGTGCTCCTCGACGAGCGGCCGGTCGCCGTCGATTCCCTCTGGCGGCACATAATCGCTTCGAGCACGATCTCTTCGAGCGCGGAAGGGCGGGCCGGGTCGCTGACCCTCCTGCACCCCTCGTGGTGGCCACCAGGGCGGGTCGCCCGCATCGTCGATGCCGCATCCGGCGTGGCCGCGGATGTTCAGGCCATCCCGAGGGCGGCCCTGCTGACCGCCCGGAATGATTCTGCGGCAACGGTTGTCGAGATCAACGACGACGCCGTCGCAATCTGTCCGGAATCCGGGACGCCCACGCTGCTTGCCCGGTCGGTCGGCGCCGACGCGATCGCCGCCAAGGTGGCCGCCCTCGGCGGCCCGGCCTCAGTCCTGATCGATGCGCCGCACGGGGTGCGCAATGCCCGGGAGTTCAGCGGCGCTATCCGAACGGCGTTGCGCCACCTCGGGGTGACGGCGTCCCCCGCGCACGTCGGGGACGAGGTGGCGTACTCGGCCACCGAACCGTCGTTGTCGGCGCGCCGTTCCTGGCTGCCCGCCCAGGTCGGCGCCGCGGCCGCCGTGGCGATCGTGATGTGCGGAGTCGGCGTGGCCACCACCCGGCCGTCCGCGGCGGTGTCGCCGGTCACCACGGCTGCGGTCAGCCTGGTGGAGGGTCGCGTCAGCATGCGTATCCCGGCCGGCTGGACGGTCACCCGGGTCACCGCCGGACCGGGTTCCCGACGCGTCGAAATCGGTTCTCCGGTGGATCATTCCACGGCACTACACCTGACCCAGTCCTATGCGCCACAGGAGACGCTGGGGGCCGCGGCAGAAGCGCTGCGCAGGGCGATTGCCAAGGAGGAGCCGGGCACCTTCGTGGACTTCGAACCCGCCGACCAACGGGCCGGCCGCGACGCGGTCACCTACCGCGAGATTCGCGCGGGCCGGGACATCCGGTGGTCGGTGGTTCTTGCGGGATCCACACGCATCAGCATCGGCTGCCAGAGCACCCCTGGCCGCCAGGACACCGTCGACGACGCGTGCGAGGAAGCAATCAGGTCCGCCCGCGAACTCGGGGGAACCGAAAGGAAGCCGTGA
- a CDS encoding WXG100 family type VII secretion target: protein MDPILSYDFAEIDAAVLADIQATSTRLGAALDDLARQIAPLHQVWTREAASAFHAEQARWRQAATALHDILVRLGTAVRDGAVDVAEADRHAARLWG, encoded by the coding sequence GTGGACCCCATCCTGTCCTACGACTTCGCCGAGATCGACGCCGCCGTGCTTGCCGACATCCAGGCCACGTCGACGCGGCTCGGCGCGGCGCTCGACGATCTGGCTCGCCAGATTGCGCCACTGCACCAGGTATGGACCCGCGAGGCGGCCTCGGCCTTCCACGCCGAGCAGGCCCGCTGGCGGCAGGCGGCCACCGCCCTGCACGACATCCTCGTCCGGCTGGGCACTGCGGTCCGCGACGGCGCGGTCGACGTCGCCGAGGCCGACCGGCACGCGGCACGCTTGTGGGGCTGA
- a CDS encoding type VII secretion target, producing MGNTRVDTAAVRAAAQRFDAVAQILDSALRNHLGEPAFGGSKAGRAHTARGEAVGMALRRIGAELAQWSRAAEEIGAALRAGADRYADAEWRAAAVLG from the coding sequence ATGGGCAATACCCGCGTGGACACCGCCGCTGTGCGGGCCGCAGCGCAGCGTTTCGACGCCGTCGCACAGATCCTCGACAGCGCACTGCGAAATCACCTGGGCGAACCGGCTTTCGGTGGGTCCAAGGCCGGTCGGGCGCACACCGCTCGGGGTGAGGCGGTGGGCATGGCTCTGCGTCGGATCGGCGCCGAGCTGGCCCAGTGGTCCCGCGCCGCTGAGGAGATCGGCGCCGCACTGCGGGCCGGCGCCGACCGATACGCCGACGCCGAATGGCGCGCGGCCGCGGTGCTGGGATGA
- the eccD gene encoding type VII secretion integral membrane protein EccD, translating into MVASSDTCRVTIRSAHRDTDLAVPTQLPLCEVLPSVLDVVGDDLGGRDVRLARVDGTVLEPDRSLAACAVHDGEVLILTARTHEAPPPRFDLGASVADAVTPTKPALSVVTMVGVLWSAAAVAVLLGHGLFDYRAGDLGAAGTATAAALMAAILLQTQPAMSAALGLAGAALAGLTALLAAPGLPGVLLAMSAVSATSLIVWRCTGCATEIVLPVAATTMAAAAAFLAAALGWLPATSVGPMLTTTSLAVLTISPRLAARLAGLSSSAWPDDVEDRARSAHRMLALLVAASAAAAALGASVTAVLTARPTEAACFIAAVAATLLLRARTYTDRYPAAALLLSSAVAVSALLATVVRAAPWTTPWLCGPLMAAAAAAILLGSTDLGTSPAADRVVAAVEFASGAAVVPLGCAAAGLFSTIRALL; encoded by the coding sequence ATGGTTGCCAGTTCCGACACCTGCCGGGTGACGATCCGATCCGCACACCGCGACACCGACCTTGCGGTGCCAACTCAGCTTCCGCTCTGCGAGGTGCTGCCGTCGGTGCTCGACGTCGTCGGTGACGACCTCGGCGGGCGCGACGTCCGTCTGGCCCGGGTGGACGGCACGGTCCTCGAGCCGGACCGATCACTGGCTGCCTGCGCCGTACACGACGGCGAGGTGCTGATCCTGACAGCGAGGACCCACGAGGCACCCCCGCCGAGGTTCGACCTGGGCGCGTCGGTCGCCGACGCGGTCACCCCCACGAAACCAGCACTTTCGGTCGTGACGATGGTGGGGGTGCTGTGGTCGGCTGCCGCGGTGGCGGTACTGCTCGGGCACGGGCTCTTCGACTATCGGGCCGGCGATCTCGGTGCGGCCGGCACTGCGACGGCCGCGGCGCTGATGGCGGCGATCCTGTTGCAAACGCAGCCCGCCATGTCGGCGGCCCTCGGCCTGGCGGGCGCCGCGCTAGCAGGGCTTACCGCGCTGCTCGCCGCGCCCGGCCTGCCGGGCGTTCTGCTCGCGATGTCGGCAGTCTCGGCGACCTCCCTCATCGTCTGGCGCTGTACCGGGTGTGCGACCGAGATCGTGCTGCCGGTGGCCGCCACGACGATGGCAGCGGCCGCGGCCTTTCTGGCCGCGGCACTGGGGTGGCTGCCCGCGACCAGTGTCGGTCCGATGCTGACGACGACGTCCCTGGCAGTCCTGACGATCTCACCGCGGCTGGCCGCGCGACTGGCCGGGCTGTCCTCCTCGGCATGGCCCGACGACGTCGAGGACCGCGCGAGGAGCGCACACCGAATGCTGGCCCTGCTCGTCGCGGCATCGGCCGCCGCCGCCGCGCTGGGCGCGTCGGTCACCGCCGTTCTCACTGCGCGGCCAACCGAAGCGGCCTGCTTCATCGCCGCGGTGGCCGCGACACTACTGCTGCGCGCACGAACGTACACAGACCGTTATCCTGCTGCAGCACTGCTGCTTTCATCAGCAGTCGCGGTGTCGGCGCTGCTCGCCACCGTGGTCCGCGCCGCACCGTGGACCACCCCCTGGCTGTGCGGGCCGCTGATGGCCGCTGCAGCAGCGGCAATCCTGCTCGGCTCGACCGACCTCGGCACCTCCCCCGCCGCCGATCGAGTGGTCGCGGCGGTCGAGTTCGCCAGCGGCGCTGCCGTCGTTCCGCTGGGATGCGCGGCGGCCGGTCTCTTCTCGACCATTCGGGCGCTGCTGTGA
- the rplM gene encoding 50S ribosomal protein L13 yields MPTYTPKAGDTTRSWYVIDATDVVLGRLAVAAATLLRGKHKPTFAPNVDGGDFVIVINADKIAVSGDKLKSKMAYRHSGYPGGLRSRSLGDELQKHADRVVEKAIVGMLPHNKLSRQIQKKLKVYAGPDHPHAAQQPIPFEIKQVDQ; encoded by the coding sequence GTGCCTACGTACACGCCGAAGGCGGGTGACACCACACGTTCGTGGTACGTCATCGACGCCACCGACGTGGTGCTCGGCCGGCTCGCCGTTGCGGCAGCAACCCTGCTGCGCGGCAAGCACAAGCCGACATTCGCGCCGAATGTCGACGGTGGCGACTTCGTCATCGTCATCAACGCCGACAAGATCGCCGTCAGCGGCGACAAACTGAAGAGCAAGATGGCCTACCGCCACTCGGGTTACCCCGGCGGCCTGCGGTCCCGCTCGCTCGGCGACGAACTGCAGAAGCACGCCGATCGTGTGGTCGAGAAGGCGATCGTCGGCATGCTGCCGCACAACAAGCTGAGCCGCCAGATCCAGAAGAAGCTCAAGGTCTACGCTGGGCCGGATCATCCGCATGCCGCCCAGCAGCCGATTCCGTTCGAGATCAAGCAGGTGGACCAGTGA